The Ferrimicrobium sp. genome contains a region encoding:
- a CDS encoding CaiB/BaiF CoA-transferase family protein — translation MDTPGSDDSEERLPLQDLRVIEMGQLLAGPFCGQLLADFGADVIKVEDPNRGDPMRQWGREKPHGLSLWWPVVARGKRSVTIDLRTEAGQELVRSLVAQSDILLENFRPGTLERWGLDYSTLAEINPGLILVRVTGYGQTGPYAARAGFGSIGEAMGGIRYVTGNPEAPPSRAGISIGDSLAAIFAALGALVAVHNRNVTGKGQVVDAAIYEAVLSMMESLIPEYTLGNYIRERTGAILPNVAPSNIYPTKDGMLLLIAANQDSVFGRLALAMGQPELADDPRFATHSARGANQVALDERIAAWTAEHDIAELEELLEIHGVPEGKIYRAPEMLADPHFQARQDIISLAHPTFGEFQMHNVAPRLSATPGRVRWVGPELGEHTTEVLAGLLGLSDEEITSLRQRGVI, via the coding sequence ATGGATACCCCCGGTAGCGACGATTCCGAGGAGCGACTGCCGCTCCAAGATCTTCGAGTCATCGAGATGGGGCAGCTCTTGGCCGGGCCATTTTGTGGTCAACTGCTCGCTGACTTTGGAGCCGATGTCATCAAGGTAGAGGATCCAAATCGTGGCGACCCGATGCGCCAATGGGGTCGTGAAAAGCCACATGGGTTGTCACTCTGGTGGCCGGTGGTTGCGCGTGGCAAGCGATCGGTGACGATCGATCTGAGAACTGAAGCTGGCCAAGAACTCGTGCGCTCGTTGGTGGCACAATCCGATATCTTGCTGGAAAACTTTCGCCCTGGCACGCTCGAACGTTGGGGACTCGATTACTCCACGCTCGCTGAGATCAACCCAGGTCTGATCTTGGTCCGCGTGACGGGCTATGGCCAGACAGGACCCTACGCCGCTCGGGCGGGATTTGGCTCGATTGGCGAGGCGATGGGTGGCATCAGATATGTGACCGGTAACCCTGAGGCACCACCTTCGCGAGCTGGTATCTCGATTGGCGATTCGCTCGCTGCCATCTTTGCTGCTCTTGGTGCGCTGGTCGCCGTCCACAACCGTAACGTGACCGGCAAAGGGCAAGTCGTGGATGCAGCGATCTATGAAGCGGTGCTCTCGATGATGGAGTCGCTCATTCCCGAATACACGCTCGGCAACTACATTCGTGAGCGCACCGGAGCGATTTTGCCCAACGTCGCACCCTCCAATATCTATCCGACCAAAGATGGAATGCTCCTGCTCATCGCCGCCAATCAAGACTCAGTCTTTGGGAGACTTGCCTTGGCCATGGGCCAACCCGAACTCGCGGATGATCCGCGCTTTGCGACCCACAGCGCACGAGGTGCAAACCAGGTCGCACTCGATGAACGCATCGCAGCGTGGACGGCCGAGCACGATATCGCTGAACTCGAGGAGCTACTTGAGATCCATGGGGTGCCAGAGGGCAAGATCTATCGGGCGCCGGAGATGCTCGCTGATCCTCACTTCCAGGCGCGCCAGGACATCATCAGCCTGGCACATCCGACGTTCGGGGAGTTTCAGATGCATAATGTCGCTCCTCGCCTCTCGGCAACTCCAGGGAGAGTGAGATGGGTCGGCCCTGAACTCGGTGAGCACACCACCGAGGTTCTCGCTGGCCTACTCGGTCTCTCCGATGAGGAGATTACCTCTCTTCGCCAGCGAGGGGTGATCTGA
- a CDS encoding hydantoinase/oxoprolinase family protein yields MSYRLGVDVGGTFTDLLLIDEVSGVTHRAKVPSTPEDPSIAVLRGIELLTKRAGVDPSAVSQVMHGTTVATNAVLEGKGARVGLVVTEGYRQILQVARSFVPGGLAGWIVWPKPEPLARLEDTIEVKGRIDARGRVIRPLDQVALRQELERLGSRGIEALTISLMNSFTNDEHELAVARLAEEILGDIPISLSSRILPEIKEYERTLTTVANSYVRPRASQYLRNLSSELARRTPGARLHILRSDGGLMGMEVASAAPVNMLMSGPAGGVSGAVWIASQAGYDDLLTFDMGGTSTDVALVQQAVPKVGRETSVGDLTIRASSIDVRTVGAGGGSIAHVPALTKALRVGPQSAGADPGPAAYGRGGTEPTVTDANMVLGYLPSGLLDGEMQLDGEAARRSIEPLAEALGIGVERAAAGVIDIVNENMFGALRLVSVQQGYDPRDFALVAFGGAGPLHANALGRLMGSWPVIVPPSPGVLCAFGDATTRLRSESSHTYIRRFSEVSSAEVAAELEALRAEAAAELTGQGVALAEQEIGYSVDVRYHGQGFEVTVDVDATMLTDELLESIRALFEAEHERLFTFALDQECELVHLRAIAQGARPKVAALQIETGDEDAADAVIATKEIYVEGEEVVANIYARAQLRANNRIAGPAIVSEMDSTTLVLPGHEARVDVYGNLIINPLSDAQ; encoded by the coding sequence ATGAGTTATCGATTGGGAGTTGATGTAGGAGGAACCTTCACTGACCTCTTGCTGATTGATGAGGTATCAGGGGTGACACATCGTGCGAAGGTTCCCTCCACGCCGGAGGATCCCTCGATTGCAGTACTCCGTGGGATCGAGTTGCTGACTAAGCGCGCTGGGGTCGATCCAAGTGCGGTGAGTCAGGTGATGCACGGAACGACGGTGGCGACGAACGCGGTTCTTGAGGGGAAGGGCGCCAGGGTCGGCCTGGTCGTCACCGAGGGGTATCGTCAGATCCTCCAGGTGGCTCGGTCCTTTGTACCGGGAGGACTCGCTGGTTGGATCGTATGGCCAAAGCCTGAACCATTGGCTCGGCTTGAGGACACTATCGAAGTCAAGGGGAGAATCGATGCACGTGGTCGTGTGATCCGCCCCCTCGATCAGGTGGCACTGCGACAGGAACTAGAACGTCTCGGCTCCCGTGGGATTGAAGCACTGACGATCTCGTTGATGAACTCGTTCACCAACGACGAACACGAGCTTGCGGTTGCACGCCTAGCCGAAGAGATTTTGGGTGATATCCCTATCTCCTTGTCATCGCGCATCTTGCCAGAGATCAAGGAGTATGAACGGACGCTCACCACCGTGGCCAACTCCTACGTACGACCGCGGGCATCGCAGTATTTGCGTAACCTCTCATCTGAGCTAGCGCGACGAACTCCAGGTGCACGTCTACACATTCTTCGTTCTGATGGGGGTTTGATGGGGATGGAGGTCGCCTCCGCTGCCCCGGTGAACATGCTCATGAGTGGACCGGCCGGCGGTGTCTCTGGTGCGGTCTGGATCGCCAGCCAGGCGGGCTATGACGATCTGTTGACCTTTGACATGGGCGGCACGAGTACCGATGTCGCCCTTGTTCAACAGGCAGTCCCGAAGGTGGGGCGGGAGACATCCGTTGGCGATCTGACGATCCGTGCCTCCTCCATCGACGTGCGCACGGTCGGCGCTGGTGGAGGATCGATTGCGCACGTGCCCGCCTTGACCAAGGCGTTGCGCGTTGGTCCCCAGTCTGCCGGGGCCGACCCAGGTCCGGCAGCCTACGGTCGAGGTGGGACCGAACCCACGGTTACCGATGCCAATATGGTGCTTGGTTATCTACCCTCAGGTCTCCTGGATGGAGAGATGCAACTCGATGGCGAGGCTGCGAGACGCTCCATCGAGCCGCTGGCCGAGGCACTGGGCATTGGGGTGGAGCGGGCGGCCGCCGGTGTGATCGACATCGTTAATGAGAACATGTTTGGAGCTCTCCGGCTGGTCTCGGTGCAACAGGGGTATGATCCACGCGACTTTGCCCTCGTGGCCTTCGGTGGTGCTGGACCGCTTCACGCGAATGCCTTGGGACGGTTGATGGGATCGTGGCCGGTGATCGTTCCGCCCTCGCCTGGGGTACTCTGCGCCTTTGGTGATGCCACAACCCGCCTTCGATCGGAGTCCTCGCACACCTATATCCGAAGGTTCTCTGAGGTCTCGAGTGCAGAGGTGGCTGCCGAGCTTGAGGCACTACGAGCAGAGGCAGCAGCTGAGCTCACGGGGCAAGGGGTCGCTCTGGCGGAGCAGGAGATCGGCTATTCGGTCGATGTCCGTTACCACGGACAAGGCTTTGAGGTGACGGTTGATGTCGATGCGACCATGCTCACCGATGAACTGTTAGAGAGTATTCGTGCCCTCTTTGAGGCCGAGCATGAACGGCTCTTCACCTTTGCCCTCGATCAGGAGTGTGAACTGGTACATCTGCGTGCCATCGCCCAGGGTGCACGCCCGAAGGTCGCGGCCCTCCAGATCGAAACCGGGGATGAAGACGCCGCTGACGCAGTGATCGCCACCAAAGAGATTTACGTCGAGGGCGAGGAGGTTGTTGCCAATATCTACGCTCGTGCCCAGCTCAGGGCCAATAACCGAATCGCAGGACCTGCCATCGTCTCCGAGATGGACTCTACTACCCTGGTGTTGCCAGGTCACGAGGCTCGAGTCGACGTCTATGGCAATCTCATCATTAACCCCCTCAGCGATGCCCAGTGA
- a CDS encoding hydantoinase B/oxoprolinase family protein, which yields MAQIIETSNTQFANVDVDLVTVDIIENALRNARYEMDAVLFRTAMSPGIREQHDEFPLIADHKGRMVVGQFGSFIGGFLDNYQGTVEEGDIFLTSDPYSCDGAISHANDWLVLMPIYLEGRIVGWSAMFGHMTDVGGKVPGSLPTDAESIYEEGVVIPPTKIYRRGALNQEALDLILNQVRMKQWNRSDLNAIVAACRTAGRRVVELCGRFGTDVYIATLELLLERNYRAMEQLILQTVSEERLSFTDYIDDDGLGNGPYRIHCTMWREGNKVHLDFEGTDPQSVGPINFFLNVNMFKMFFGIYMIMVFDPQILWNDGFYPLVEVHIPERSLLRPAYPAALSCRTHALGRIFDILGGLLGQRQPEFLCAAGFSSSPHLMYSGTDSSGEWFQLYQIGFGGIPGRPFGDGPDGHSLWPSFTNVPNEFLEAYFPLVIEKYETVADSGGPGFFRGGNGIDIAYRFLEPGTISIHDDRWLTYPWGVNGGLPGARSTKYVVRTNGATEVLASKCDHVKVAVGDMLHYVTWGGGGWGDPLDRSAELVALEVERGLVTREGAKRYGVVLDDDGTVLASATEALRAQMRDHRGALPVFDYGAPIADLKARSLAETGIPAPRDPVFETR from the coding sequence ATGGCTCAGATTATCGAGACATCGAATACCCAGTTTGCGAACGTCGATGTTGATCTCGTGACAGTGGATATTATTGAAAATGCGTTGCGAAATGCTCGCTACGAGATGGATGCGGTGCTCTTTCGTACGGCAATGAGTCCGGGAATACGAGAGCAACACGATGAGTTTCCCCTCATCGCTGATCATAAGGGTCGCATGGTGGTCGGTCAGTTTGGCTCCTTCATCGGCGGCTTCTTGGACAACTACCAGGGAACGGTCGAGGAGGGCGATATCTTCTTGACCTCGGACCCGTATAGCTGTGATGGTGCGATCAGTCATGCCAATGACTGGCTGGTGCTGATGCCGATCTATCTGGAGGGCCGCATCGTCGGTTGGTCGGCGATGTTCGGACACATGACCGATGTGGGTGGTAAGGTTCCTGGGTCACTACCGACCGATGCCGAGAGCATCTATGAGGAGGGGGTGGTCATCCCCCCCACCAAGATCTACCGACGCGGGGCACTGAACCAAGAGGCTCTCGATCTCATTCTCAACCAGGTGCGGATGAAACAGTGGAACCGAAGCGACTTGAACGCGATCGTCGCTGCCTGCCGCACTGCCGGGCGTCGCGTGGTGGAGCTCTGCGGTCGATTTGGTACCGACGTCTACATCGCTACGCTCGAGTTATTGCTTGAGCGCAACTATCGTGCGATGGAACAGCTGATCCTTCAGACTGTTTCGGAGGAACGACTCTCCTTTACCGACTACATCGATGATGACGGCCTTGGTAACGGCCCGTATCGGATCCACTGCACGATGTGGCGCGAGGGCAACAAAGTCCATCTCGATTTTGAGGGGACTGATCCACAATCGGTAGGGCCGATCAACTTCTTCTTGAACGTCAATATGTTCAAGATGTTCTTTGGGATCTACATGATCATGGTCTTTGACCCCCAGATCCTCTGGAATGACGGTTTCTATCCGTTGGTAGAGGTCCATATTCCAGAGCGATCCCTGCTTCGACCCGCCTATCCGGCGGCGCTCTCCTGTCGCACGCATGCGCTTGGAAGGATTTTTGACATCCTGGGTGGTCTGCTTGGCCAACGCCAGCCGGAGTTTCTCTGTGCAGCAGGCTTCTCCTCTTCTCCACACCTCATGTACTCGGGCACGGACTCCTCGGGCGAATGGTTCCAGCTCTATCAGATTGGCTTTGGAGGAATTCCGGGTCGGCCATTTGGAGATGGACCCGATGGACATTCGCTGTGGCCATCTTTTACCAATGTTCCCAACGAGTTCCTCGAGGCCTACTTCCCTCTCGTGATTGAGAAGTACGAGACGGTAGCGGACTCGGGTGGACCGGGATTCTTTCGAGGGGGTAATGGGATCGATATCGCCTACCGATTTTTGGAGCCCGGTACGATCTCCATCCACGACGATCGCTGGTTGACCTACCCTTGGGGCGTCAACGGTGGCTTGCCCGGAGCGAGAAGTACCAAGTATGTGGTTCGCACGAACGGAGCCACCGAGGTGCTCGCGTCCAAATGTGACCATGTCAAGGTCGCAGTAGGCGACATGTTGCACTACGTCACCTGGGGAGGTGGCGGGTGGGGCGACCCGTTGGATCGCTCGGCCGAGCTCGTTGCGCTCGAGGTTGAGCGTGGACTCGTGACGCGAGAGGGCGCGAAGCGCTACGGTGTCGTTCTCGATGATGACGGTACGGTACTGGCCTCGGCCACGGAAGCACTGCGTGCACAGATGCGCGATCATCGTGGCGCGCTCCCCGTCTTTGATTACGGAGCTCCGATCGCCGATCTGAAGGCGAGGTCACTCGCTGAGACGGGGATTCCGGCCCCTCGCGATCCCGTCTTCGAGACGAGGTAA
- a CDS encoding isochorismatase family protein, translated as MGDPSVDADYRKAGFSGSVGFGERPAVLVVDLVRAYLDPRSSLYSVRYEGVLEATSTLVATAREWRHPVVFTGVSYRQGGVDGGYFWQKVPALRVFEEGSELRDFDERLMPAPTDLVIMKQYASAFFGTSLASALHHQGVDTLLIAGVSTSGCVRASALDTLQSGFRPIIVREAVGDRTEEIHRANLFDLEAKYADLSSLSAACTYLAQMTTVPEGH; from the coding sequence ATGGGGGATCCCTCCGTGGATGCGGATTACCGGAAGGCGGGATTCTCCGGATCGGTGGGCTTTGGAGAGCGGCCTGCGGTGTTGGTGGTGGACTTGGTGCGGGCGTACCTCGATCCTCGCTCGTCGCTCTATTCCGTGCGCTACGAGGGGGTGCTCGAGGCGACGAGTACGTTGGTCGCCACCGCACGTGAGTGGAGGCACCCGGTGGTCTTCACCGGTGTGAGCTACCGCCAAGGAGGCGTTGATGGAGGGTACTTTTGGCAGAAGGTTCCCGCGCTGCGGGTCTTTGAGGAGGGATCGGAGCTCCGTGACTTCGACGAACGACTGATGCCAGCACCCACCGATCTCGTCATCATGAAACAGTACGCCTCTGCCTTTTTTGGCACCTCGCTCGCCTCGGCGCTGCACCATCAGGGGGTGGATACCCTCCTCATCGCCGGAGTCTCCACCTCGGGCTGCGTTCGTGCCAGCGCACTCGACACCCTGCAGTCTGGCTTTCGCCCGATTATCGTGCGCGAGGCGGTTGGTGATCGGACGGAGGAGATCCACCGGGCCAACCTCTTCGATCTTGAGGCAAAGTACGCAGATCTGTCTTCGTTATCAGCGGCATGTACGTATCTAGCGCAGATGACAACGGTACCCGAGGGGCACTAG
- a CDS encoding dihydrodipicolinate synthase family protein, whose amino-acid sequence MTTEQPVQQGATRPGSDDASQDPLFRGIGVALVTLFDDAGELDLKATVEHGARLVELGVTGILVAGTTGEASALDDNERARLIRELRAILPSSIPVFAGTGQPSARAAVHTSKRAIDSGADALLVLSPPRSLDPRPYYEAIAEACPTAPILAYHFPAASSPGLSVDALCSLPVIGVKDSSGDASRLLEEVRRFEGALYVGNPVLLALAGLLAINGAILAVANLDPALCRLALAGDAQAQLAIAELHRVTATGFPKAIKHELHLRFGTPTGVRLG is encoded by the coding sequence ATGACTACCGAACAACCTGTACAACAGGGCGCGACCCGCCCCGGTTCTGACGACGCCAGCCAGGATCCGCTCTTTCGCGGAATCGGGGTGGCGCTCGTGACACTCTTTGACGATGCGGGAGAGCTGGACCTCAAGGCGACCGTCGAACATGGGGCACGTCTCGTCGAACTCGGGGTGACTGGCATCTTGGTCGCGGGGACGACTGGTGAGGCCAGTGCTCTCGATGATAATGAGCGTGCACGCCTCATCCGCGAACTACGTGCCATCCTCCCCTCATCCATACCCGTCTTTGCCGGCACCGGACAACCCTCTGCACGAGCCGCGGTGCACACCTCCAAACGAGCGATCGACAGCGGCGCCGACGCACTCCTTGTCCTGTCACCACCCAGATCCCTGGATCCACGCCCCTACTATGAGGCGATCGCCGAGGCATGCCCAACAGCCCCGATACTGGCCTACCACTTCCCCGCTGCCTCCTCGCCAGGGCTGTCGGTGGACGCTCTCTGTTCACTCCCAGTGATCGGCGTAAAGGACTCCAGCGGTGATGCCTCCAGGCTCCTCGAGGAGGTACGTCGCTTTGAGGGTGCCCTCTATGTCGGCAATCCAGTACTCCTCGCCCTCGCTGGTCTCCTCGCCATCAACGGAGCGATCCTTGCCGTCGCTAACCTCGATCCAGCCCTCTGCCGCCTTGCACTCGCCGGAGACGCCCAGGCACAACTCGCCATCGCTGAACTTCACCGCGTGACCGCCACTGGTTTCCCCAAAGCGATCAAACACGAACTCCATCTCCGCTTTGGAACCCCTACCGGAGTTCGCCTCGGCTAA
- a CDS encoding MMPL family transporter, whose amino-acid sequence MNKQPHRLDSVGRACARHPFTTIAIWVVVLAATLIGHHEISGIYQNNVNLPGTQSSTGLALLAKNDPKASGYTGLIVVTSKDLISQGGALTQAEQNLARLKDVISVSNPLAPSSTGLSKSQTTALITVHLSVLPASLGTSYANSLYRAMEPATHAGLIVNYGGGFDANVNPPTRDATSEAIGFGVAIVVLLVSFGSLVAAGLPLLTAVFSVGIGVSILGMVASVITFATASPTLALMIGLGVGIDYAVFLSTRFRQRIMDGHDPIDAAGRTVATSGHAVLVAATSVSVALFGLYASGITFFGQLGFAAFFGVLTAAAGAITLVPAGLSLAGRSIDRLHLGPAKAEAGDRNDMWHRYARSLQRRPVLFLFAGLILLGVLTIPFFSMRLGNVGDSSYPTSFTSRRAYDEVAQAFGRGANGPLVVVLDIDHYDGSPTTLANDLYQQVSKVPDIASVTPPAPTPNSALLISTVVPKTGPDNQKTTTLYSTLVNTTIPKVTAGTGAQGYVTGGTALQIQFDQTLGSHLILTILAVLVVAFFIIMSAFRSLVLAIKAVVMNLLSIGAAYGVLVTTFQWGWGRSLLDVPNKVSIEAYVPLIVFAVVFGLSMDYEVFLLSKVREVWIRAHDNTEAVSEGLSSTGRVISAAALIMASVFFAFAGSPDVVIKMFSIGFGVSVLIDATVVRLLLVPSIMTLLGTKSWWIPKWLDKILPHIEAEGVEDDEPTIDATLSAVD is encoded by the coding sequence ATGAACAAGCAACCACATCGACTTGATAGCGTCGGACGCGCATGCGCTCGTCATCCGTTCACAACGATCGCTATCTGGGTTGTCGTATTGGCCGCAACGCTCATCGGGCACCACGAGATCTCCGGTATCTACCAGAACAACGTGAACCTGCCGGGGACCCAGTCCTCTACCGGGCTGGCACTGCTGGCCAAGAATGATCCAAAGGCATCTGGTTATACCGGACTCATCGTCGTCACTAGCAAGGACCTCATATCCCAAGGAGGCGCGCTCACCCAAGCCGAACAGAACCTAGCCCGCCTCAAAGATGTGATCTCAGTGAGCAATCCACTCGCCCCCAGCTCGACAGGACTCTCGAAGTCACAAACCACCGCGCTGATCACCGTGCATCTCTCGGTGCTCCCCGCATCACTCGGGACCAGCTACGCGAACTCGCTCTATCGTGCCATGGAGCCCGCGACGCACGCGGGCCTTATCGTCAACTATGGCGGTGGATTCGATGCCAATGTCAACCCACCGACCCGCGACGCCACGTCGGAGGCCATCGGCTTCGGCGTGGCTATCGTCGTCCTACTCGTGAGTTTTGGGAGTCTCGTCGCTGCCGGTCTACCCCTTCTGACCGCCGTCTTCAGTGTCGGCATCGGTGTCTCCATCCTCGGCATGGTCGCCAGCGTGATCACCTTCGCTACGGCTTCGCCGACGTTGGCGCTCATGATCGGCCTTGGAGTCGGGATCGATTATGCCGTCTTCTTGAGTACCCGTTTTCGCCAGCGAATCATGGACGGCCATGATCCTATTGATGCCGCCGGTCGCACAGTTGCGACCAGCGGGCACGCTGTCCTCGTGGCGGCAACCAGCGTATCAGTGGCGCTGTTTGGACTCTATGCCTCTGGCATCACCTTCTTTGGGCAGCTCGGCTTTGCCGCCTTCTTTGGCGTCCTCACCGCAGCTGCTGGCGCGATCACCCTGGTACCGGCTGGCCTCAGTCTCGCTGGACGCAGCATCGACCGTCTCCATCTTGGACCTGCCAAGGCCGAAGCGGGTGATCGAAATGACATGTGGCACCGCTATGCCCGTAGTCTGCAACGCAGGCCGGTCCTCTTCCTCTTTGCGGGTCTCATCCTTCTCGGCGTCCTCACCATTCCATTCTTCTCGATGCGGCTCGGAAACGTCGGCGACTCCTCCTACCCAACCTCTTTTACCTCACGTCGAGCCTATGATGAGGTAGCCCAGGCATTTGGCCGAGGTGCCAACGGTCCGCTCGTTGTGGTTCTTGACATCGACCACTACGACGGTTCTCCCACCACCCTCGCCAATGACCTCTACCAGCAGGTCAGCAAGGTTCCTGACATCGCCTCGGTCACTCCACCTGCGCCGACACCGAACTCGGCGCTCCTTATTTCAACCGTAGTGCCAAAGACGGGGCCGGATAATCAGAAGACAACGACGCTCTACTCGACGTTGGTAAACACCACCATTCCAAAGGTCACCGCTGGTACCGGTGCACAGGGCTACGTCACCGGAGGTACAGCTCTACAGATTCAATTCGATCAAACCCTTGGCTCACATCTGATACTCACCATCCTGGCCGTGCTCGTGGTTGCCTTTTTCATTATCATGTCCGCCTTCCGCAGCCTGGTACTCGCCATCAAGGCAGTTGTCATGAACCTGCTGAGCATCGGGGCAGCCTACGGGGTGCTAGTCACCACCTTCCAATGGGGTTGGGGGCGGAGTCTGCTCGACGTACCGAACAAGGTCTCGATCGAGGCCTACGTTCCCCTCATCGTCTTCGCCGTCGTCTTTGGCCTCTCGATGGACTACGAAGTCTTTCTGCTTTCGAAGGTACGGGAGGTCTGGATACGGGCCCATGACAACACCGAGGCAGTCTCCGAGGGTCTCTCCTCCACCGGTCGTGTGATCTCTGCCGCCGCGTTGATCATGGCAAGCGTATTCTTCGCCTTTGCTGGATCACCTGATGTGGTCATCAAAATGTTCTCCATCGGTTTTGGGGTCAGCGTACTCATCGATGCAACCGTCGTGCGGCTTCTCTTGGTCCCCTCGATTATGACCCTGCTTGGTACGAAGAGCTGGTGGATACCCAAGTGGCTCGACAAGATTCTGCCCCACATCGAGGCAGAGGGTGTCGAAGACGACGAACCAACAATAGACGCAACGCTATCCGCGGTTGACTGA
- a CDS encoding TetR/AcrR family transcriptional regulator, which produces MEINKPVGRREIKKAATRERIIEVARQLIAQQGFLETTILQITDKADVSERTFFRYFESKDDLLLLDLISYFDLVEAEVTRRPRSEEPLRALLEAIVSGIRQRMDAVLEVPIFRPYRSEVDLTGQLVRNYLNFELRVAQALTDRLVDEGVDAETARFRADVAAKLGVSTLRAAVREVFQELPERLHPETDELIARIERAFAIAVEEFHLFIQAEVVQGGE; this is translated from the coding sequence ATGGAGATCAACAAGCCAGTTGGACGCCGTGAGATCAAAAAAGCGGCGACAAGAGAGCGAATCATCGAGGTTGCTCGCCAACTCATCGCCCAGCAGGGCTTTCTTGAAACCACTATCCTCCAGATCACCGATAAGGCGGATGTATCAGAGCGCACCTTCTTTCGGTATTTCGAATCTAAGGATGACCTCTTGCTGCTTGACCTCATCTCATACTTCGATCTTGTCGAAGCAGAGGTGACACGGCGTCCTCGATCTGAGGAGCCACTGCGGGCGCTCCTTGAGGCGATCGTGAGTGGTATTCGTCAACGTATGGATGCGGTGCTTGAAGTACCAATTTTCCGCCCTTATCGTTCTGAGGTAGACCTCACGGGTCAGCTTGTAAGGAACTATCTGAATTTTGAGCTCCGTGTTGCTCAAGCCTTGACGGATCGTCTTGTCGATGAAGGTGTTGACGCGGAGACCGCACGGTTTCGTGCCGATGTTGCCGCAAAACTGGGCGTTAGTACGCTGCGTGCTGCGGTTCGCGAGGTCTTCCAGGAGTTACCGGAGCGGCTTCACCCTGAGACTGACGAGCTCATCGCACGGATCGAGCGAGCGTTTGCGATCGCGGTCGAGGAGTTTCACCTCTTTATCCAAGCCGAAGTGGTGCAGGGCGGGGAGTGA
- a CDS encoding ferredoxin reductase family protein, which translates to MKVSAPTGAAVARTDSARSRRSGETGLLVALAVAGIGLGVILGLPLVDGTVHEIHAPGGWALFLGSVTGLIGTYFALVMVFMASRLPMLERALGRGGVMGWHKNLSILAISFILAHAVLTTMAYAEIAKTGFTHELGVLINSYPDMITAFIALGLMLLIGLVSLPWLRQRLSRENWWLLHLLIYVALVLSFAHELALGPSFVNHPIAQWVWGLAWIGAGVAILTYRIFVPLLRSMRHGLRVAAVEPQANGVTKILLEGHYLEDLPLQGGQFFEWRFLTRGRWWQAHPFSVVDRQEDTLRLMVKPIGDFSTNLAKLKVGTHVWFEGPYGNFTVAQRARDRALLIAGGIGVTAVRGLLEDLPRESRPAVVLRVTAKTDVVLLDELERLVSERNGRVYILSGDRTEVDLRTIAGNIKDYRSRDIFISGSPGFVEAVRDVFVQLGVKRRQVHAEPYTI; encoded by the coding sequence ATGAAGGTTTCGGCCCCCACGGGCGCGGCGGTTGCACGGACAGATTCGGCGCGATCCCGACGTTCAGGTGAGACTGGTCTGTTGGTTGCCTTGGCGGTTGCAGGCATTGGCCTTGGTGTGATACTCGGATTGCCCTTGGTTGACGGGACGGTGCATGAGATCCACGCGCCAGGCGGTTGGGCGCTCTTCCTTGGATCGGTGACGGGACTGATCGGCACCTACTTCGCTCTGGTGATGGTGTTCATGGCCTCCCGTCTGCCCATGCTTGAACGAGCCTTGGGCAGGGGTGGAGTGATGGGTTGGCACAAAAACCTCTCCATACTCGCGATCTCCTTCATCCTCGCCCACGCCGTGCTCACCACGATGGCCTATGCCGAGATCGCGAAGACAGGATTTACCCATGAGCTCGGTGTGCTGATCAACAGCTACCCCGATATGATCACTGCCTTCATCGCGCTGGGTTTGATGTTGTTGATCGGGTTGGTGTCCCTGCCATGGTTGCGCCAGCGCCTCTCGCGGGAGAACTGGTGGCTCCTACATCTCTTGATCTACGTCGCCCTCGTGCTCTCCTTTGCCCATGAGTTGGCTCTCGGTCCTAGCTTTGTGAACCACCCCATCGCACAATGGGTGTGGGGGCTAGCGTGGATCGGGGCTGGAGTTGCGATCCTCACCTATCGTATTTTCGTACCGCTGCTACGCTCCATGCGCCATGGATTGCGGGTGGCGGCTGTGGAACCTCAAGCCAATGGTGTAACTAAGATCCTTCTTGAGGGCCATTATCTAGAAGACCTCCCGCTTCAGGGAGGCCAGTTCTTCGAGTGGCGCTTTCTCACCCGGGGTCGATGGTGGCAAGCCCACCCGTTCTCGGTGGTCGATCGCCAGGAGGATACCTTGCGCTTGATGGTAAAGCCGATCGGTGACTTTTCAACGAACCTTGCCAAGCTGAAGGTAGGTACCCACGTTTGGTTTGAGGGCCCCTATGGCAATTTTACCGTGGCACAACGGGCCAGAGATCGTGCGCTACTCATCGCTGGTGGAATCGGAGTGACCGCCGTACGGGGCCTGCTCGAGGATCTACCCCGTGAGAGTCGGCCCGCGGTGGTGTTGCGTGTCACCGCCAAGACCGATGTGGTGTTACTCGACGAACTCGAGCGACTGGTCAGCGAGCGTAACGGCAGGGTCTACATCTTGAGTGGGGATCGCACGGAGGTGGATCTGCGTACCATCGCAGGCAACATCAAGGACTACCGAAGTCGGGATATCTTCATCAGTGGGTCTCCCGGTTTTGTTGAGGCGGTTCGAGATGTCTTTGTACAGCTCGGCGTTAAGCGGCGTCAGGTGCATGCAGAGCCTTACACGATTTAA